A genomic window from Halogeometricum borinquense DSM 11551 includes:
- a CDS encoding sodium-dependent transporter yields MTRETWATRAGFILAAVGSAVGLGNIWRFPWITAENGGSAFLAVYLGIVLLVGVPGLLGMFVIGRRAKRNPVGALRSLSGSNRWGFAGGFLIFSSLVLISFYSVVGGWILRYFGESVVGLVTGNVRYFANPGAAFGAASAGLDAVAFHLVFLALAAVIIVAGIRGGIEIATKWMMPAIFTLLVGLGIWASTQSGAAEAYAFYLRFDVSTLQNNFFGLLGPAAGQALFTLSLGVGTMITYASYLDEDRSLPFDGATIAVLNTIVGVLAGLVVFPLLFTLGIEPGQTGTGAGALFVGLAGAFAQLPGGTLVATAFFAVVALAALSSAISILEISVSFLVDEYGLARRRAAGLVGGLVAVTGSVCALEPSVFGFVAGTLVDILLTVGLAVCLVFVGWVMGRDAITEFRNGAGSLGQTIATPWLFGVGVLLPIFLVFTLLTTFGVDGKIGFWPTVVAAVAVAIAAFVSLRSERSVV; encoded by the coding sequence ATGACACGAGAAACATGGGCAACACGGGCAGGGTTCATCCTCGCCGCTGTCGGAAGCGCGGTTGGTCTCGGGAACATCTGGCGGTTCCCGTGGATCACGGCTGAAAACGGCGGCAGTGCGTTCTTGGCGGTCTACCTCGGCATCGTCCTCCTTGTCGGCGTTCCGGGCCTCCTCGGGATGTTCGTCATCGGTCGCCGGGCGAAACGAAATCCGGTCGGTGCGCTTCGGTCGCTGTCGGGATCGAATCGGTGGGGGTTCGCGGGCGGGTTTCTTATCTTCAGTTCGCTTGTACTCATCTCCTTTTACAGCGTCGTCGGCGGTTGGATTCTGCGCTACTTCGGTGAGAGCGTTGTCGGTCTCGTCACCGGTAACGTACGGTACTTCGCTAATCCCGGTGCAGCGTTCGGTGCGGCCTCCGCCGGACTGGATGCCGTAGCGTTCCACCTCGTTTTCCTCGCACTCGCTGCGGTCATCATCGTCGCGGGCATCCGCGGCGGCATCGAAATCGCCACGAAGTGGATGATGCCCGCCATCTTCACGCTCCTCGTCGGTCTCGGTATCTGGGCCTCCACGCAGTCGGGCGCGGCCGAAGCCTACGCGTTCTACCTCCGGTTCGACGTTTCGACGCTACAGAACAACTTCTTCGGCCTCCTCGGACCCGCCGCCGGGCAGGCACTCTTTACGCTTTCTTTGGGCGTCGGAACGATGATAACGTACGCTTCCTATCTCGACGAGGACCGGTCACTCCCCTTCGACGGAGCCACTATCGCCGTCTTGAACACCATCGTCGGCGTTCTCGCAGGACTGGTCGTCTTCCCGCTCCTGTTCACGCTCGGCATCGAACCCGGTCAGACGGGCACCGGTGCAGGTGCGTTGTTCGTTGGACTCGCCGGTGCGTTCGCTCAACTGCCGGGTGGCACGCTCGTCGCTACCGCCTTCTTCGCCGTCGTCGCCCTCGCGGCGCTCTCGTCGGCGATCAGCATCCTCGAAATCTCCGTTTCGTTCCTCGTAGATGAGTACGGTCTGGCGCGCCGTCGGGCCGCGGGCCTTGTCGGCGGACTCGTCGCCGTTACCGGGTCCGTCTGCGCGCTCGAACCCAGCGTCTTCGGCTTCGTCGCGGGAACGCTCGTTGACATCCTCCTCACTGTCGGACTCGCGGTCTGTCTCGTCTTCGTCGGTTGGGTGATGGGCCGCGATGCCATCACGGAGTTCCGCAACGGCGCGGGATCCCTCGGACAGACTATCGCCACGCCGTGGCTGTTCGGCGTCGGCGTCCTCCTCCCCATCTTCCTCGTCTTTACCCTCCTGACGACGTTCGGCGTTGACGGGAAAATCGGCTTTTGGCCCACTGTCGTCGCCGCTGTCGCCGTCGCTATCGCCGCGTTCGTGAGTCTCCGGAGCGAACGCTCGGTCGTCTGA
- a CDS encoding NADPH:quinone reductase, which produces MRAVRFHEHGGPDVLTVDEIDEPEPGYGEVVVEVGAAGVNPVDTYFREGAYDVPYLPFTPGSDFAGTVVGVGEGVERFSFGDRVFGTGLGNGMSGTYAEQIVSPTELLTHLPEEVELTDAAAFALVGTTAWQALVHHASVEPVETVLIHGGSGGVGHVAIQLANTMGARVFTTSSPDYHDKLEALGADAVFDYNRDDLKRVITEVGTPDVILDTHMDHYLQFDADIAADGARIIGVGNDTAEGSFTNIGVTKSKELRYQFMSMFNTPDQPAVLSRLSDLLTRGDVEPVIHRTYDLEEAGEAQRNVIHDGFVGKIVLVP; this is translated from the coding sequence ATGCGCGCAGTCAGATTTCACGAACACGGCGGGCCGGACGTACTGACCGTAGACGAGATAGACGAACCCGAACCCGGGTACGGAGAGGTCGTCGTCGAGGTCGGTGCCGCCGGGGTCAACCCCGTCGATACGTACTTCCGCGAGGGCGCGTACGACGTTCCGTATCTCCCGTTTACCCCCGGTTCAGATTTCGCTGGCACCGTAGTTGGCGTCGGTGAGGGCGTCGAACGCTTCTCGTTCGGCGACCGTGTGTTCGGGACTGGCCTCGGTAACGGGATGTCGGGAACCTACGCCGAACAGATTGTCTCACCCACGGAGTTGCTCACACACCTTCCCGAGGAGGTGGAGTTGACCGACGCCGCGGCGTTCGCCCTCGTCGGTACCACCGCATGGCAGGCACTCGTTCACCACGCGAGTGTCGAACCCGTCGAAACGGTCCTTATCCACGGCGGAAGCGGCGGTGTCGGTCACGTCGCCATTCAACTGGCGAACACAATGGGTGCGCGCGTCTTCACCACGTCGTCGCCGGATTACCATGACAAACTCGAAGCGCTCGGCGCTGACGCCGTTTTCGATTACAACCGTGACGACCTCAAACGCGTCATCACCGAGGTCGGCACGCCCGACGTGATCCTCGACACGCACATGGATCACTATCTCCAGTTCGACGCCGACATCGCGGCCGACGGTGCCCGCATCATCGGCGTCGGCAACGATACCGCCGAAGGGAGCTTTACCAATATCGGCGTCACCAAGAGCAAGGAACTGCGCTACCAGTTCATGTCGATGTTCAACACACCCGACCAACCGGCCGTCCTCTCTCGTCTTTCGGATCTTCTCACCCGCGGCGACGTCGAACCAGTGATCCACAGGACGTACGATCTCGAAGAGGCTGGAGAGGCCCAACGTAACGTTATCCACGACGGGTTCGTCGGAAAAATCGTCCTCGTTCCCTGA
- a CDS encoding SDR family oxidoreductase: protein MNVEFDFDGRVALVTGACGALGSAVAAAFRDAGATVAAADIVEPDDEDSLLDVDEGVQFYHGNFTDEDDVSHTVESVVEDHGRIDFLANIAGTWRGGDPIHETDADTFDLLFDVNLKTMFLASKHALPHLQETEGAIVSVSARSSLEGGEGDGVYRASKAGVRLLTETIATENLGTVRANAVMPSVIDTPMNREMMPDADHDAWVDPAEIARTVLALCSDATGVTSGAAVPVYGEA from the coding sequence ATGAACGTGGAGTTCGACTTCGACGGACGCGTCGCCCTCGTGACTGGTGCCTGCGGTGCCCTCGGTAGTGCCGTCGCGGCGGCGTTCCGCGACGCCGGTGCGACGGTGGCCGCGGCGGATATCGTCGAACCCGATGACGAAGATTCGCTCCTCGACGTTGACGAGGGGGTTCAGTTCTATCACGGCAATTTCACCGACGAAGACGACGTATCGCACACCGTCGAATCGGTCGTCGAGGATCACGGACGGATCGACTTTCTCGCCAACATCGCTGGAACGTGGCGTGGTGGCGACCCAATCCACGAAACTGACGCCGACACGTTCGATCTGTTGTTCGACGTGAATCTCAAGACGATGTTTCTCGCCTCCAAGCACGCTCTCCCGCACCTGCAAGAGACAGAGGGAGCAATCGTCAGCGTCTCCGCCCGGTCGTCGCTCGAGGGTGGCGAAGGCGACGGCGTCTACCGAGCGTCGAAGGCGGGCGTCAGACTCCTCACCGAAACCATCGCCACGGAGAATCTCGGCACCGTCCGCGCGAACGCAGTCATGCCGAGTGTTATCGACACGCCGATGAACCGTGAGATGATGCCCGACGCCGACCACGACGCGTGGGTTGACCCGGCCGAGATCGCACGGACGGTTCTTGCGCTCTGTTCGGACGCGACGGGCGTCACTTCCGGTGCGGCCGTCCCCGTCTACGGCGAAGCCTGA
- a CDS encoding sodium-dependent transporter: protein MSERETWATRAGFILAAVGSAVGLGNIWQFPFKTAEFGGATFLVVYLAAVFGIGLPAMLAEFVIGRRSKRNTISAFERLDHKKWRFVGAIGLLTGFWILSYYSVVGGWVLRYVGGSITGAYFGGAESYFGAISAGPEAVALHAIFMTLVVGIVAFGIEDGIEKATKLMVPSILVILGALAVWAFTLPGASEGYGYFLSPDLSQLRLTVESAPSFPWVSFGGPLAEIIPFAVSQAFFSLSLGMGAMITYASYIDGDESLFGDSATIVVFNTLIGILAGLVVIPLLFAQGVEPGSGGAGALFISVAGAFANIPLGRVVGFVFFLVVLVAALSSAISLLEVVVSYAIDNYAVSRPQMAVGLGGTIFLLGLPSAWDTAWLTWFDNLAYQLLLPASVLGILTFSGWVFGRPAVEELLRGTNFGDSIGVTWLWLVRSVVFLAVILTLVLGLLTLFTGQNPAIVPPL from the coding sequence ATGAGCGAACGAGAAACGTGGGCGACGAGGGCAGGGTTCATCCTCGCCGCCGTGGGAAGTGCAGTGGGGCTTGGGAACATCTGGCAGTTCCCGTTCAAAACGGCGGAGTTCGGTGGGGCAACATTCCTTGTCGTATATCTCGCAGCAGTGTTCGGAATCGGTCTGCCGGCGATGCTCGCAGAGTTCGTCATCGGTCGGCGAAGCAAACGGAACACCATCAGCGCCTTCGAGCGTCTCGACCACAAGAAATGGCGATTTGTCGGCGCGATTGGCCTCCTTACGGGCTTTTGGATTCTGTCGTACTACAGCGTCGTCGGTGGATGGGTGCTCCGCTACGTCGGCGGGAGCATCACCGGTGCGTACTTCGGCGGTGCAGAGTCGTACTTCGGCGCTATCTCAGCCGGTCCGGAGGCGGTCGCACTCCACGCGATTTTCATGACGCTCGTGGTCGGTATTGTCGCGTTCGGCATCGAAGACGGCATCGAGAAAGCAACGAAACTCATGGTGCCGAGTATTCTCGTCATCCTCGGCGCACTCGCTGTCTGGGCGTTCACGCTTCCGGGCGCGTCGGAAGGGTACGGCTACTTCCTCTCGCCTGACCTGAGCCAACTCCGACTCACCGTCGAATCAGCGCCGTCGTTCCCGTGGGTGTCCTTCGGCGGTCCCCTCGCTGAAATCATCCCCTTCGCGGTCAGTCAAGCGTTCTTCTCGCTGTCACTCGGGATGGGTGCGATGATCACGTACGCGTCCTACATTGACGGCGACGAGAGTCTGTTCGGCGACAGCGCGACTATCGTCGTGTTCAACACGCTGATCGGTATCCTCGCCGGGTTGGTCGTCATTCCGCTCCTGTTCGCGCAGGGTGTCGAACCCGGAAGCGGTGGGGCAGGTGCGCTGTTCATCAGCGTCGCAGGCGCATTTGCGAACATCCCGCTCGGACGCGTCGTCGGCTTCGTCTTCTTCCTCGTCGTCCTCGTGGCGGCGCTCTCGTCGGCTATCAGCCTGCTCGAAGTCGTCGTCTCTTACGCTATCGACAACTACGCCGTCTCACGGCCGCAGATGGCCGTCGGCCTCGGAGGAACCATCTTCCTGCTCGGCCTTCCCTCGGCGTGGGACACGGCGTGGCTGACGTGGTTCGACAACCTCGCCTACCAACTCCTGCTTCCGGCATCGGTACTCGGTATCCTCACCTTCTCCGGGTGGGTGTTCGGTCGGCCGGCCGTCGAAGAACTCCTTCGCGGAACCAACTTCGGCGACAGTATCGGCGTGACGTGGCTCTGGCTGGTTCGGAGCGTCGTCTTCCTCGCGGTGATCCTGACGCTCGTCCTCGGTCTGCTGACGCTGTTCACTGGACAGAACCCGGCCATCGTGCCCCCGCTCTGA
- a CDS encoding acyl-CoA carboxylase subunit beta: MEDRIDELREKRERALKGGGEDRIESQHEKGKMTARERIDYFLDDGTFNEFDQFRTHRNHKFGMEEKQLPGDGVVTGYGEVDGRKTFVFAHDFTVFGGSLGEVFAEKVSKVMDKAVEVGAPIIGLNDSAGARIQEGVQSLGGFGEIFRRNTEASGVVPQISAIMGPCAGGAVYSPAITDFTFMVKDTSHMFITGPDVIKTVTGEEVTFEELGGATTHASTSGVAHFACESEEEALDQIRLLLSYLPPNNVEDPPRVEPWDDPERADESLNTVVPDEPRKPYDAHDVIDGVLDEGSFFGVHEQFAKNIVVGFGRLDGHSVGVVANQPRVNAGTLDIEASEKAARFVRFCDSFNIPIVTFVDVPGFLPGTDQEHEGIIRHGAKLLYAYSEATVPLLTVITRKAYGGAYDVMASKHLGADVNYAWPTAEIAVMGPQGAVNILYSDELDAADDPEARRDELIEEYREEFANPYTAADRGFVDAVIEPTETRARLVEDLEMLRSKRKSLPDKKHGNIPI; the protein is encoded by the coding sequence ATGGAGGACCGTATTGACGAACTCCGAGAAAAGCGCGAGCGCGCGCTGAAAGGCGGCGGAGAAGACCGAATCGAGTCCCAGCACGAGAAGGGGAAGATGACCGCCAGAGAGCGTATCGACTACTTCCTCGACGACGGGACGTTCAACGAGTTCGATCAGTTCCGAACGCACCGCAATCACAAGTTCGGAATGGAAGAAAAGCAACTGCCCGGCGACGGCGTCGTCACCGGGTACGGCGAAGTCGATGGAAGAAAAACGTTCGTCTTCGCACACGACTTCACTGTCTTCGGTGGCTCCCTCGGCGAGGTGTTCGCCGAGAAAGTGTCGAAGGTGATGGACAAGGCCGTCGAAGTCGGCGCACCGATCATCGGCCTGAACGACTCCGCGGGTGCCCGCATCCAAGAGGGCGTCCAGTCGCTCGGCGGGTTCGGTGAAATCTTCAGACGAAACACCGAAGCCTCCGGCGTCGTTCCGCAGATTTCGGCAATCATGGGACCGTGTGCCGGCGGAGCCGTCTACTCTCCCGCGATCACGGACTTCACGTTCATGGTGAAGGACACGAGTCACATGTTCATCACCGGACCGGACGTCATCAAGACCGTCACCGGTGAAGAAGTGACGTTCGAGGAACTCGGCGGTGCGACGACGCACGCCTCCACATCCGGCGTGGCGCATTTCGCGTGCGAGTCGGAGGAAGAGGCGCTCGATCAGATCCGACTGCTCCTGTCGTACCTGCCGCCGAACAACGTCGAGGACCCGCCGCGCGTCGAACCGTGGGACGACCCCGAACGCGCTGACGAGTCGCTGAACACAGTCGTCCCCGACGAACCGCGGAAACCCTACGACGCTCACGACGTGATCGACGGCGTCCTCGACGAGGGGTCGTTCTTTGGCGTCCACGAGCAGTTCGCAAAGAACATCGTCGTCGGTTTCGGCCGCCTTGACGGCCACTCAGTCGGCGTCGTCGCCAACCAACCGCGTGTCAACGCCGGGACGCTCGACATCGAAGCCTCGGAGAAAGCGGCACGGTTCGTCCGCTTCTGTGACTCGTTCAACATCCCCATCGTGACGTTCGTGGACGTGCCGGGATTCCTGCCGGGAACCGACCAAGAACACGAGGGCATCATCCGCCACGGCGCGAAGCTACTGTACGCCTATTCCGAGGCGACGGTTCCGCTTCTGACGGTCATTACGCGGAAAGCCTACGGCGGTGCGTACGACGTGATGGCGTCGAAACATCTCGGCGCGGACGTGAACTACGCGTGGCCGACGGCCGAAATCGCAGTGATGGGTCCGCAAGGTGCGGTAAACATCCTCTACAGCGACGAACTCGACGCGGCCGACGACCCCGAGGCCCGCCGCGACGAACTCATCGAGGAGTACCGCGAAGAGTTTGCGAACCCGTACACGGCCGCGGATAGAGGGTTCGTGGACGCCGTCATCGAACCGACGGAGACACGCGCGCGCCTCGTCGAGGACCTGGAGATGCTCCGCTCGAAGCGGAAATCGCTGCCCGACAAGAAGCACGGAAACATTCCGATATGA
- a CDS encoding 30S ribosomal protein S17e yields MAIKPKYVKQLGKVLLDKYPQAFNTDFETNKESVSKLTNVESKGVRNRIAGYITRKKGGSSQTA; encoded by the coding sequence ATGGCTATCAAACCCAAGTACGTCAAGCAACTCGGGAAAGTGCTGCTGGACAAGTACCCGCAGGCGTTCAACACGGACTTCGAGACGAACAAAGAGAGCGTGAGCAAACTCACAAACGTCGAATCCAAGGGCGTGCGCAACCGCATCGCGGGCTACATCACGCGAAAGAAAGGCGGCTCCAGCCAGACGGCATAA
- the sucD gene encoding succinate--CoA ligase subunit alpha: MSILVDDDTRVVVQGITGGEGNFHTQQMVEYGTNVVAGAVPGKGGQEVDGIPVYDTVNQAVEEEDADASVVFVPPAFAGDAVFEALDTDLDLVVAITEGIPTQDMAKVNKRLSEVDTHLVGPNCPGLITPGEAKLGILPGNIFESGNVGLVSRSGTLTYQVVSNLTDRGIGQTTAIGIGGDPIIGTSFVDALELFEADKDTDAVVMCGEIGGEDEEQAAKYIAENMDTPVAGFIAGRTAPPGKRMGHAGAIVSGSGTGTAESKISALNDAGVPVGDTPNEVADHIEDFL, encoded by the coding sequence ATGAGCATTCTGGTTGACGACGACACGCGCGTAGTGGTACAGGGAATCACCGGCGGCGAAGGGAACTTCCACACCCAGCAGATGGTGGAGTACGGCACGAACGTCGTCGCTGGTGCCGTGCCCGGAAAGGGCGGCCAAGAGGTAGACGGCATCCCCGTCTACGACACGGTCAATCAGGCTGTCGAGGAAGAAGACGCCGACGCCTCTGTCGTGTTCGTCCCACCCGCATTCGCGGGCGACGCCGTCTTCGAGGCACTCGACACGGATCTCGACCTCGTCGTCGCCATCACCGAGGGCATCCCGACGCAGGACATGGCGAAGGTGAACAAGCGACTCTCGGAAGTCGATACGCACCTCGTCGGTCCGAACTGTCCCGGCCTGATCACGCCCGGTGAGGCGAAACTCGGCATTTTGCCCGGTAACATCTTCGAGTCCGGCAACGTCGGTCTCGTCTCCCGGTCGGGAACCCTGACGTACCAGGTCGTTTCGAACCTCACCGACCGCGGTATCGGCCAGACGACGGCCATCGGTATCGGTGGCGACCCCATCATCGGCACGTCGTTCGTCGATGCCCTCGAACTGTTCGAGGCCGACAAGGACACAGACGCCGTCGTCATGTGCGGCGAAATCGGTGGCGAGGACGAAGAGCAGGCCGCGAAGTACATCGCGGAGAACATGGACACCCCCGTTGCAGGCTTCATCGCGGGCCGCACGGCACCGCCGGGCAAACGCATGGGCCACGCGGGCGCTATCGTTTCGGGGTCCGGCACTGGAACCGCAGAATCGAAGATTTCCGCCCTCAACGACGCGGGCGTCCCGGTCGGCGACACGCCGAACGAAGTCGCAGACCACATCGAAGACTTCCTCTAA
- a CDS encoding amphi-Trp domain-containing protein translates to MPEETLFKSESKQSRAEIATYLRTVADALESGDSMTLSAGEKSVTMEPPSNLTFEVKAEREGPTDAPGELSVEFELEWDEDSGDGGGDSSLEIS, encoded by the coding sequence ATGCCCGAAGAAACACTGTTCAAATCCGAAAGCAAGCAGAGCCGTGCCGAAATCGCAACGTACCTACGGACCGTCGCGGACGCCCTCGAATCGGGCGATTCGATGACGCTCTCTGCGGGTGAGAAATCCGTAACGATGGAGCCGCCGTCGAATCTGACGTTCGAGGTGAAAGCCGAACGCGAGGGGCCGACAGACGCTCCCGGCGAACTGAGCGTCGAGTTCGAGCTAGAGTGGGACGAGGACAGCGGCGACGGCGGCGGAGACTCGTCGTTAGAGATTTCGTAG
- a CDS encoding DUF447 domain-containing protein — protein MTGRGEGGNGEQAGSPDGWPVSLRGVTESVVTTRGPNDRWNVAALGLHAPDKATGVVTAKTWGNTRTRRNFHRRGGGVIQFVSDPREFVSAAMTIREEDDPVLDAAHAWVEVEVTRIDGGERGGTRWEKWELRPHDSTVVSKAIPTINRGFAAVIDATVAASRLDVPAYDTDELLSRLQYFAETVEKCGGAAEKEAFDTIDEVSGWRERIE, from the coding sequence GTGACAGGGCGTGGAGAGGGCGGCAACGGTGAACAAGCAGGCTCTCCCGACGGATGGCCCGTCTCGCTCCGCGGCGTCACGGAGTCTGTGGTGACGACGCGCGGCCCGAACGACCGCTGGAACGTCGCCGCGCTCGGGTTGCACGCGCCCGACAAGGCGACGGGCGTGGTAACCGCGAAAACGTGGGGAAACACCCGGACGCGGCGGAACTTCCACCGGCGGGGTGGCGGGGTCATCCAGTTCGTCTCGGATCCCCGCGAGTTCGTCTCGGCGGCGATGACGATCCGTGAGGAGGACGACCCTGTTCTCGACGCCGCGCACGCGTGGGTCGAAGTCGAGGTAACGCGCATCGACGGCGGTGAGCGCGGCGGGACGCGGTGGGAGAAGTGGGAACTCCGCCCGCACGACAGTACCGTCGTCTCGAAGGCGATTCCGACCATCAACCGCGGGTTCGCGGCCGTAATCGACGCCACAGTGGCCGCCTCGCGTCTCGACGTGCCCGCGTACGACACCGACGAACTCCTGTCCCGACTGCAGTATTTCGCGGAGACCGTGGAGAAATGCGGCGGCGCGGCAGAGAAGGAGGCGTTCGACACTATCGACGAGGTGTCGGGATGGCGCGAGCGGATCGAGTAG
- the sucC gene encoding ADP-forming succinate--CoA ligase subunit beta yields the protein MRLHEYQAKDIFAEAGIPVPESRLATSVDEVMEAVEEIGYPAAIKAQVHVGGRGKAGGIKIATDEDEAREAAEDILGMDLKGYTVEKVLVEAGVDFENELYVGITMDRGEGKPVAMVSTEGGVNIEEVAEETPEAIAREHIDPAFGLHPYQARKVVYEAGIPHDVAGDVATILSTLYDLYESKDASDIEINPVMITSDREVVAADAVMNIDSDALFRHPDLAEMEDEAAEDDLERKANDYGFDYVRLSGNVGIIGNGAGLVMTTLDLVDYYGGEPANFLDIGGGAKAERVANALDMVFSDENVDAVVFNIFGGITRGDEVAKGINEALESFDEIPKKVVVRLAGTNAEEGMEILNTDLVEVEKTLEDAVQQAVENAQEAGQ from the coding sequence ATGAGACTCCACGAGTATCAGGCGAAGGATATCTTCGCCGAGGCGGGGATTCCGGTGCCCGAGTCCCGTCTCGCAACGTCGGTTGACGAAGTGATGGAGGCGGTAGAGGAGATCGGCTACCCTGCCGCAATCAAAGCGCAAGTACACGTTGGCGGCCGTGGCAAAGCGGGCGGCATCAAGATAGCCACAGACGAGGACGAAGCACGAGAGGCCGCCGAGGACATCCTCGGGATGGACCTCAAGGGCTACACCGTCGAGAAAGTGCTCGTTGAGGCCGGTGTGGACTTCGAGAACGAACTCTACGTCGGTATCACGATGGACCGCGGCGAGGGCAAGCCCGTTGCCATGGTCTCCACCGAAGGTGGCGTCAACATCGAAGAAGTCGCAGAAGAGACGCCCGAAGCCATCGCTCGGGAACACATCGACCCTGCGTTCGGTCTGCACCCCTATCAGGCGCGGAAAGTCGTCTACGAGGCGGGCATTCCCCACGACGTAGCGGGCGACGTAGCCACGATCCTCTCGACGCTCTACGACCTCTACGAGTCGAAGGACGCCTCGGACATCGAAATCAACCCGGTCATGATCACGTCGGACCGCGAGGTCGTCGCGGCCGACGCCGTGATGAACATCGACTCCGACGCCCTGTTCCGCCATCCCGACCTCGCGGAGATGGAGGACGAAGCGGCCGAGGACGACCTCGAACGCAAGGCGAACGATTACGGCTTCGACTACGTTCGCCTTTCGGGCAACGTCGGCATCATCGGTAACGGGGCCGGTCTCGTCATGACGACGCTGGACCTCGTGGACTACTACGGCGGCGAACCCGCCAACTTCCTCGATATCGGTGGCGGTGCGAAGGCCGAACGCGTGGCCAACGCTCTCGATATGGTGTTCTCCGACGAGAACGTTGACGCCGTCGTGTTCAACATCTTCGGCGGCATCACCCGCGGCGACGAGGTTGCCAAGGGTATCAACGAGGCGCTCGAATCCTTCGACGAGATCCCGAAGAAGGTTGTCGTCCGCCTCGCAGGCACCAACGCCGAGGAGGGAATGGAGATTCTCAACACGGACCTCGTGGAGGTCGAAAAGACGCTCGAAGACGCGGTCCAACAGGCCGTCGAGAACGCACAGGAGGCAGGTCAATGA